A DNA window from uncultured Methanoregula sp. contains the following coding sequences:
- a CDS encoding MFS transporter — MNEDKEKRILLLVASLASFLVPYTVSSLNVALPAISASFSIDAVMLGWVTSAYLLTAAICIVPFGKLADMYGRKKFFILGNALFAVGSLLAAISWSGSVIITARVIQALGGAMVFSTSIAIVTSVFPPGERGRAIGIITATVYAGLSLGPFIGGVLTHNIGWQSIFLVNIPLAVLVIILTLRYIPGEWLDKAGKFDLVGAALYSMMLFGCIYGLTLLPSGAGIAWMALGVCFLLLFIRWEQRVPAPMVDIALFRSNPVFLFSNLAALINYAVVFAVGFLLSLYLQYNRGIDPQIAGLILIAQPVVQTIVSPAAGHLSDRIDPRILATAGMALTSLGLGILMFISPSMPLAVIIAGLAILGLGYGLFSSPNTNAIMSSVGAQHLGLASGMVSTMRAIGQMLSLAIAMLVFSAVIGSVQISPEVYPQLQQSVTIAFGVFFVLALIGIAASYARGTVRKNS, encoded by the coding sequence ATGAACGAGGATAAAGAGAAGCGAATTCTTCTGCTCGTGGCTTCGCTGGCCTCGTTCCTCGTCCCGTACACGGTCTCGTCCCTGAACGTGGCCCTGCCTGCTATTAGCGCCTCGTTCTCCATCGATGCCGTGATGCTCGGCTGGGTTACGTCCGCCTACCTGCTCACTGCCGCAATCTGCATTGTGCCATTCGGGAAACTCGCCGATATGTACGGCAGGAAGAAGTTCTTCATCCTGGGTAACGCCCTCTTTGCCGTCGGGTCTCTCCTGGCAGCGATCTCGTGGTCGGGATCGGTCATCATCACGGCCCGCGTCATCCAGGCGCTCGGGGGAGCGATGGTCTTCTCCACCTCGATTGCGATTGTCACGTCCGTCTTCCCGCCCGGGGAGCGGGGACGGGCCATCGGCATCATCACGGCAACCGTGTACGCCGGCCTCTCGCTTGGCCCGTTCATCGGCGGCGTCCTCACCCACAATATCGGCTGGCAGAGCATCTTCCTCGTCAATATCCCTCTTGCAGTCCTCGTCATCATCCTCACCCTGCGGTACATCCCCGGAGAATGGCTGGACAAAGCCGGGAAGTTCGACCTCGTCGGGGCAGCCCTGTACAGCATGATGCTCTTTGGCTGCATCTACGGGCTCACCCTGCTCCCGTCCGGTGCCGGGATCGCCTGGATGGCGCTCGGGGTCTGCTTTCTCCTTCTCTTCATCCGGTGGGAGCAGCGGGTACCGGCACCGATGGTGGATATCGCGCTCTTCCGGTCGAACCCGGTCTTCCTCTTCTCCAACCTTGCAGCCCTGATCAACTATGCCGTGGTCTTTGCCGTCGGGTTCCTGCTCAGCCTGTACCTGCAGTACAACCGGGGCATCGACCCCCAGATCGCAGGACTGATCCTGATCGCCCAGCCGGTGGTCCAGACCATCGTATCGCCAGCCGCCGGCCATCTCTCGGACCGGATCGATCCCCGGATCCTTGCAACAGCAGGGATGGCACTCACGAGCCTGGGCCTCGGGATCCTGATGTTCATCTCGCCCTCCATGCCGCTTGCGGTCATCATTGCGGGGCTTGCTATTCTCGGCCTCGGGTACGGTCTCTTCTCCTCGCCGAACACCAACGCCATCATGAGTTCCGTGGGAGCGCAGCATCTCGGGCTTGCCTCCGGCATGGTCTCCACGATGAGGGCGATTGGCCAGATGCTCAGCCTTGCAATAGCGATGCTCGTCTTCTCTGCGGTTATCGGTTCGGTCCAGATCTCTCCGGAAGTGTATCCCCAGCTCCAGCAGAGCGTGACTATCGCGTTCGGGGTATTCTTTGTGCTCGCGCTCATCGGGATCGCTGCTTCGTATGCCCGGGGCACGGTCCGGAAAAACTCCTGA
- a CDS encoding DUF3795 domain-containing protein, with product MAKKIETVCGYSCSGCEHHEKECPGCEATKGKPFWTAFVGAAACPVYSCCTTERRLPHCGKCPDLMCERFTRFRDPGMSDEQVKTGLAEMERELRARK from the coding sequence ATGGCAAAGAAGATCGAGACCGTCTGTGGATACTCCTGCTCCGGGTGCGAACACCATGAAAAGGAGTGCCCGGGATGCGAGGCAACGAAGGGAAAGCCGTTCTGGACCGCGTTTGTGGGTGCTGCCGCATGCCCCGTTTACTCCTGTTGTACAACCGAGCGCAGGCTTCCGCATTGTGGGAAATGCCCTGATCTCATGTGCGAGCGGTTCACCCGTTTCCGGGATCCGGGCATGAGCGACGAGCAGGTGAAGACCGGTCTTGCAGAGATGGAGCGGGAGCTCCGGGCAAGGAAGTGA
- a CDS encoding phospholipase D-like domain-containing protein, which yields MQKIPALIILILILLAALGFLAAESRSNPAIAGLFSRSYAAGAGTPAASSFSPYTLFIEPDAGRAPVLDAINSATRSINLTIYNLNDKKTMAALENASARGVAVRVIYDGGKDPESNVTDRNLPRMQELETYGVLTRPGPAVFPKTHQKTFTIDGKYSLVMTCNLKPDTFSSTRDFIVRTDNLTEVREIEEVFDADWNNRTATYRVPTLVWSPDHARATILSLIESARSDITIYNENLEDPLVVENVSQAAKRGVSVRVLIADPAEGGKKRLKAAENLAESGVAVRQGTSYYIHAKTLIADYGTPWAVGFAGSQNFETQHLDEDRELGIILTDPAILSGIQATFEEDWSLRSEPVPFPAR from the coding sequence ATGCAGAAGATTCCGGCCCTCATCATCCTCATCCTCATCCTGCTCGCAGCCCTTGGATTCCTTGCAGCAGAGTCCAGGTCCAACCCGGCGATAGCCGGTCTCTTCTCACGCTCTTATGCAGCCGGAGCAGGAACCCCGGCCGCCTCATCATTCTCCCCCTACACCCTCTTCATCGAACCCGACGCTGGCCGGGCGCCCGTCCTTGACGCCATAAACTCCGCAACCCGGTCAATCAATCTCACCATCTACAACCTGAATGACAAGAAGACCATGGCAGCGCTTGAGAACGCGTCGGCCCGGGGGGTTGCGGTCAGGGTCATCTATGACGGGGGCAAGGATCCTGAATCCAATGTTACCGACCGGAACCTGCCCCGGATGCAGGAGCTTGAAACATATGGGGTTCTCACCCGGCCCGGGCCGGCGGTCTTTCCCAAGACCCACCAGAAGACCTTCACTATCGACGGGAAGTATTCCCTTGTCATGACCTGCAACCTGAAACCCGATACCTTCTCCTCGACCCGGGACTTCATCGTGAGAACCGACAATCTCACCGAAGTTCGTGAGATCGAGGAGGTCTTCGATGCCGACTGGAACAACCGGACAGCAACCTACCGTGTCCCGACCCTTGTCTGGAGCCCGGACCATGCCCGGGCAACGATCCTCTCCCTCATCGAAAGTGCCCGCTCGGACATCACGATTTACAACGAGAATCTCGAGGACCCGCTCGTTGTGGAGAACGTAAGCCAGGCCGCGAAACGGGGTGTCTCGGTCCGGGTTCTCATCGCTGATCCGGCCGAAGGCGGGAAGAAGCGGCTGAAGGCAGCTGAGAACCTGGCCGAGAGCGGGGTTGCAGTCCGTCAGGGAACCTCGTATTATATCCATGCAAAGACTCTCATCGCCGATTATGGCACGCCGTGGGCTGTCGGGTTTGCCGGTTCCCAGAACTTCGAGACCCAGCACCTGGACGAGGACCGGGAGCTCGGGATCATTCTTACGGATCCCGCAATTCTCTCAGGGATCCAGGCAACGTTTGAGGAAGACTGGAGCCTGCGATCCGAACCGGTCCCGTTCCCGGCCCGGTAA
- a CDS encoding zinc ribbon domain-containing protein → MEPAKIYCPNCYNQVENGSKECPRCYTKISHNLENFLLGKYKIFTLIGVFGALSIYLLTISQKNDDNSLLLLGSLYCLTIVIILSAISIWDLFVYSFKNQKIDYKKFSIYDIFYSVKPLPALILFTAFFCVLIFILSIFILSNPAVNETIIYAFLLTAVAIIAISIIYHPYRFFLEKWNNWIRAAIFIFLLIALFSIIKNQISDGLNNPLSLALTAIFSSILIILLINCLELMYREMTTEKEVKPIDPTIIDGHTKLEMKDPAKNPIEKNRERRKILFAIVLIILGVILNFILVLVLGDKSSLYLPFGYGVYFLGLSLIVNSWFSLKE, encoded by the coding sequence ATGGAACCGGCAAAAATTTACTGCCCAAATTGTTATAATCAAGTTGAAAATGGTTCAAAGGAGTGCCCACGATGTTATACAAAAATCTCTCACAATCTTGAAAATTTTCTATTAGGAAAGTACAAAATTTTTACATTAATTGGCGTTTTCGGTGCCCTCTCTATTTATTTATTGACAATATCACAGAAAAATGACGATAATTCACTGCTTCTTTTGGGAAGTCTATATTGCTTAACAATAGTCATCATTTTATCTGCAATTAGTATTTGGGATCTTTTTGTTTATTCATTCAAAAACCAAAAAATTGATTATAAAAAATTTTCAATATATGATATTTTTTATAGCGTCAAACCACTGCCAGCTTTGATCTTATTCACTGCATTTTTCTGTGTTTTAATTTTCATTTTATCAATTTTTATTCTTTCAAATCCCGCAGTGAATGAGACAATAATTTATGCGTTTTTATTAACTGCAGTCGCTATTATTGCTATTTCAATCATTTATCATCCATATAGATTTTTTTTGGAGAAATGGAATAATTGGATTAGAGCGGCCATTTTCATTTTTCTCTTAATAGCATTATTTTCAATTATAAAAAATCAAATCAGTGACGGCCTTAATAATCCCTTAAGCCTTGCACTCACAGCAATATTTTCCTCGATTTTAATTATTTTATTGATAAATTGTCTAGAGTTAATGTATAGAGAAATGACTACGGAAAAGGAGGTGAAACCAATTGATCCAACAATTATTGATGGACACACAAAACTTGAAATGAAAGACCCAGCAAAAAATCCAATTGAGAAAAATAGAGAGAGGAGAAAAATTTTGTTTGCTATTGTATTGATTATTTTGGGAGTAATCCTAAATTTTATCCTTGTTCTGGTTTTGGGGGATAAATCATCTTTATACTTACCTTTTGGGTATGGGGTTTATTTCTTAGGATTGTCATTAATCGTAAATAGTTGGTTCTCGCTAAAGGAGTGA
- the thiC gene encoding phosphomethylpyrimidine synthase ThiC: MDLLIRRCSRGARPELDAVARAEQMEPERLARRIAAGRIVVPANPARKHPLSAIGSGCSVKINVNVGTSGSRCDPALEEVKAKAALENGADALMDLSTGGDLVAIRKKMLALDTTVGTVPIYEAVRRAGNAGDVTADLLFTVIREHCRQGVDFLTLHCGVNRQALSALRADPRLMGVVSRGGSFHCAMMMQREEENPLYAEYDYLLEILAEYDVTISLGDGMRPGCLQDAEKLAKSVEYMTLGMLAKRAQAAGVQRMIEGPGHMPLDQVGYNVRMIKEITDHAPLYLLGPLVTDIAPGYDHVVAAIGGATACLNGADFLCMVSPSEHLALPDVADIIEGTRVAKIAAHVGDTVRKHEGWKMDREVQMAEARHELDWDEQFKLALYGDHARKIHERDGETETCSMCGDLCAVKMVNELFGTGKEKKGK, translated from the coding sequence ATGGATTTGCTCATCCGCAGGTGCAGTCGCGGGGCCCGGCCGGAGCTCGATGCGGTTGCCCGGGCGGAACAGATGGAGCCGGAACGGCTCGCGAGAAGAATAGCAGCCGGAAGGATCGTTGTCCCGGCGAACCCTGCCCGGAAGCACCCGCTCTCGGCCATCGGGAGCGGCTGTTCGGTCAAGATCAACGTGAATGTCGGGACCTCCGGGAGCCGGTGCGATCCCGCCCTTGAAGAAGTGAAGGCGAAAGCGGCGCTCGAAAACGGCGCCGATGCCCTCATGGATCTCTCCACGGGAGGCGACCTTGTCGCGATCCGCAAGAAGATGCTCGCGCTCGACACAACGGTCGGGACCGTTCCCATATACGAGGCGGTGCGCCGGGCGGGAAATGCCGGCGATGTTACTGCCGACCTGCTCTTTACAGTCATCCGGGAGCACTGCAGGCAGGGTGTCGACTTCCTCACGCTCCACTGCGGGGTGAACCGGCAGGCACTCTCCGCACTCAGGGCGGATCCCCGCCTGATGGGGGTTGTCAGCCGGGGCGGCTCGTTCCACTGCGCCATGATGATGCAGCGGGAGGAGGAGAACCCGCTCTATGCCGAGTACGATTACCTGCTTGAGATCCTTGCCGAGTACGATGTGACGATCAGCCTCGGGGACGGGATGCGCCCCGGCTGCCTGCAGGATGCCGAGAAGCTGGCCAAGTCCGTTGAGTACATGACGCTCGGGATGCTCGCGAAGCGGGCTCAGGCGGCCGGCGTCCAGCGGATGATCGAGGGACCGGGCCATATGCCGCTCGACCAGGTGGGCTACAATGTCCGGATGATAAAAGAGATCACCGACCATGCCCCGCTTTACCTGCTAGGGCCGCTCGTCACCGATATCGCGCCGGGCTATGACCATGTCGTGGCAGCCATCGGCGGGGCAACGGCCTGCCTGAACGGTGCCGACTTCCTCTGCATGGTCTCGCCGAGCGAGCACCTGGCCCTGCCGGATGTTGCCGATATCATCGAGGGGACCCGGGTTGCGAAGATCGCAGCCCACGTGGGGGACACGGTCCGGAAGCACGAGGGCTGGAAGATGGACCGGGAAGTGCAGATGGCCGAGGCCCGGCACGAACTGGACTGGGACGAACAGTTCAAACTCGCATTATACGGGGATCACGCGAGAAAGATCCACGAGCGGGACGGCGAGACCGAGACCTGCTCGATGTGCGGGGATTTGTGTGCGGTCAAGATGGTGAATGAGTTGTTCGGGACCGGGAAGGAGAAGAAGGGGAAATAA
- a CDS encoding MBL fold metallo-hydrolase produces the protein MQVRWICGESVYANAYICGNILVDAGVMPMAVQPFKEEIDTIVLTHCHFDHTARVKEIAHMCKAKVAIHTEDALGLLEDAKSLSMHFGARSPGIIPDIKLKEGDTIGDFVVIHTPGHTRGSICLWSEKDKVLISGDTVFADGYFGRYDFPGGSRTELARSLDRLALLDVEGLYAGHGEPTDAGGSRCIAAALGLMKSGYG, from the coding sequence ATGCAGGTCAGGTGGATTTGCGGGGAGTCGGTCTATGCCAATGCGTATATCTGTGGAAATATCCTGGTGGATGCCGGGGTCATGCCCATGGCGGTCCAGCCCTTTAAGGAAGAGATCGATACCATCGTTCTTACGCACTGCCACTTCGACCATACCGCCCGGGTAAAAGAGATCGCGCACATGTGCAAGGCCAAGGTCGCCATCCACACGGAAGATGCGCTCGGCCTCCTGGAAGATGCAAAGAGTCTCTCCATGCACTTTGGCGCCCGCTCGCCGGGTATCATCCCCGACATCAAGCTCAAGGAAGGGGATACGATCGGCGACTTTGTCGTGATCCACACACCGGGCCACACCCGGGGGAGCATCTGCCTCTGGTCGGAGAAAGACAAGGTTCTCATCAGCGGGGATACGGTCTTTGCGGACGGCTACTTCGGGCGCTATGATTTCCCCGGCGGGAGCAGGACCGAACTGGCCCGATCGCTCGACCGGCTCGCGCTGCTCGATGTTGAAGGACTGTATGCCGGGCATGGCGAGCCTACCGATGCTGGAGGGAGCCGGTGCATTGCAGCGGCCCTCGGCCTCATGAAGAGCGGGTATGGATAA
- a CDS encoding GIY-YIG nuclease family protein, protein MDKGIYCLVFFCPGCTVRVGALGEIAFRKGWYIYVGSALGTGGLARLERHIALSHNKDKRPKWHVDYLSTDSRFVLRLAVHAVTEERLECRLADALAGAAIPGFGSSDCDCPSHLFYRTRNPVNEIEYAFRSLGLEPVTTIIKNP, encoded by the coding sequence ATGGATAAGGGAATCTACTGCCTCGTCTTTTTTTGTCCCGGGTGTACCGTCAGGGTCGGGGCTCTCGGGGAGATCGCATTCCGGAAGGGCTGGTACATCTACGTGGGTTCGGCGCTCGGGACCGGGGGTCTCGCACGCCTCGAACGCCACATCGCCCTCTCCCACAACAAAGACAAACGCCCGAAGTGGCACGTGGATTACCTCTCCACCGACTCCCGATTTGTCCTGCGATTGGCAGTCCATGCCGTGACCGAAGAAAGGCTCGAGTGCCGGCTCGCGGATGCTCTTGCAGGAGCCGCCATACCGGGATTCGGGTCGAGCGACTGCGACTGCCCGTCCCACCTGTTTTACCGTACCCGAAATCCCGTGAACGAGATCGAATATGCATTCCGGTCCCTGGGACTGGAGCCGGTCACCACAATCATCAAGAACCCGTAG
- a CDS encoding flavodoxin family protein: MKVLGISGSPRKEGNTASLVKIILDRCEGAGLSTEFVSLAGKKILPCLGCEKCKEKKWCIIETDDWDKVMKKVLGCDVLVIGSPTYYFDVNGQTKNFIDRSYSLYHDRKLAGKKGVAVAVHANKGVSRTIQTLEGFLSSHEFSSLGSVKGTGYHEGDVLNDEEAVQKAEKTADKIIRLVKTRHT, translated from the coding sequence ATGAAGGTTCTGGGTATCTCGGGAAGCCCGCGAAAGGAAGGCAACACGGCAAGCCTTGTGAAGATCATCCTTGACCGGTGCGAAGGGGCCGGGCTTTCGACCGAATTCGTCTCGCTTGCAGGCAAGAAGATCCTGCCCTGCCTGGGCTGCGAGAAGTGCAAGGAGAAGAAATGGTGCATCATCGAGACCGATGACTGGGACAAGGTGATGAAAAAAGTGCTCGGCTGCGATGTCCTTGTCATCGGCTCCCCCACGTATTACTTCGATGTCAACGGGCAGACCAAGAACTTCATCGACCGCTCCTACTCCCTGTACCATGACCGCAAGCTGGCCGGCAAAAAGGGCGTTGCCGTTGCAGTCCATGCCAACAAGGGAGTGAGCCGGACCATCCAGACGCTTGAAGGGTTCCTCTCCTCCCACGAGTTCTCGTCCCTGGGATCGGTCAAGGGAACCGGCTACCACGAAGGCGACGTGCTCAACGATGAAGAGGCAGTCCAGAAGGCGGAGAAGACGGCCGATAAGATCATCCGGCTCGTCAAGACCCGGCACACATGA
- a CDS encoding pyridoxamine 5'-phosphate oxidase family protein, which produces MRRKDREITDPQEMAAILSAAPVCRLALADGDEPYVVPVCFGIDGGAIYIHSAQEGKKIGILRNNPRCCVEVDNTAGPLPDERPCSWEMQYQSVICTGTAAFVDENFEKQRALTCILRHYGGEEHNFSEKELERVCVIRIDIKEMTGKKHGY; this is translated from the coding sequence ATGCGGCGGAAGGACCGGGAGATCACCGACCCGCAGGAGATGGCCGCGATCCTGTCCGCTGCTCCTGTCTGCCGGCTCGCCCTTGCAGACGGCGATGAGCCGTACGTGGTCCCGGTCTGTTTCGGGATCGACGGCGGGGCAATCTATATCCATTCCGCGCAGGAAGGAAAGAAGATCGGGATCCTCCGGAACAATCCGCGCTGCTGTGTTGAAGTGGACAATACCGCCGGCCCCCTGCCGGATGAGCGCCCCTGCTCCTGGGAGATGCAATACCAGAGCGTCATCTGCACCGGGACTGCCGCTTTCGTTGATGAGAACTTTGAGAAGCAGCGGGCGCTCACCTGCATCCTCCGGCACTACGGGGGAGAAGAGCATAATTTTTCAGAAAAAGAACTGGAGCGGGTCTGCGTGATCCGGATCGATATCAAGGAAATGACGGGAAAGAAGCACGGGTACTGA
- the cofH gene encoding 5-amino-6-(D-ribitylamino)uracil--L-tyrosine 4-hydroxyphenyl transferase CofH, translated as MDRNLRMLLDDVKAGHRLDEDEAVFLFSVRDRQVWEIAAAADEVREARAGNAVTYVRNQNINVTNLCVNACGFCGYSKKPGDPGIYFHDKAAIQKKAALAHERGVSEICTVSGLHPDFTAQSYTDVYRWICEAAPGVHLHASNPMEVSYAAKKSGLSTAEVLAMMKEAGLASMCGTAAEILVDSVRDRICRGKIPTKEWIRIITEAHGLGIQTTATIMYGHCETDRNRVRHLAILRDIQDETGGFSEFVPLSFIHMNTPIYHEGKARAGATGREDLLMVAIARLFLDNFKNIQVSWVKEGIKMAQLGLIAGGNDLGGTMFEESISKGAGATNTDYLDPAEMQRVVEDLGRTLARRTTLYQPVASDPAGRN; from the coding sequence ATGGATCGGAACCTGAGGATGTTGCTTGACGATGTGAAAGCCGGCCACCGGCTGGACGAAGACGAGGCGGTCTTCCTCTTCTCGGTCCGCGACCGGCAGGTCTGGGAGATTGCCGCCGCTGCCGATGAAGTGCGGGAAGCGCGGGCGGGAAACGCGGTCACGTATGTCCGCAACCAGAACATCAATGTAACGAACCTCTGCGTCAATGCCTGCGGTTTCTGCGGGTACTCGAAGAAACCAGGCGATCCGGGGATCTATTTTCACGACAAGGCGGCGATCCAGAAGAAGGCCGCCCTTGCGCATGAGCGGGGCGTTTCCGAGATCTGCACGGTGAGCGGCCTCCACCCCGATTTCACCGCACAGTCCTATACGGACGTGTACCGCTGGATCTGCGAGGCGGCGCCGGGCGTCCATCTCCACGCGAGCAACCCGATGGAAGTTTCCTATGCGGCAAAGAAGAGCGGCCTTTCCACGGCGGAAGTTCTGGCTATGATGAAAGAGGCCGGTCTTGCGTCCATGTGCGGGACGGCTGCCGAGATTCTCGTGGATTCGGTCCGGGACAGGATCTGCCGGGGGAAGATCCCGACCAAGGAATGGATCCGGATCATCACCGAGGCGCACGGCCTTGGCATACAGACCACGGCCACGATCATGTACGGGCACTGCGAGACGGACCGGAACCGGGTCCGCCACCTCGCCATCCTCCGGGACATCCAGGATGAGACGGGAGGGTTCTCCGAGTTCGTCCCCCTCTCGTTCATCCACATGAACACCCCGATCTACCACGAGGGCAAGGCCCGGGCCGGGGCAACGGGGAGGGAGGATCTCCTCATGGTTGCCATCGCCCGGCTCTTCCTCGACAATTTCAAAAATATCCAGGTCTCGTGGGTGAAAGAGGGGATCAAGATGGCCCAGCTTGGCCTCATTGCCGGGGGAAACGATCTCGGGGGCACCATGTTCGAGGAGAGCATCTCAAAAGGGGCCGGCGCCACCAACACGGATTATCTCGACCCTGCCGAGATGCAGCGGGTAGTCGAGGATCTCGGGCGGACGCTCGCCCGGCGGACAACGCTGTACCAGCCGGTCGCTTCCGATCCTGCCGGGAGGAACTGA
- a CDS encoding YunC family protein, with protein sequence MKQTHVHLGKKVADGFVIPLGPANLVAVRTDLGMVGCGAFDVAALDKFSYPAARVRPATGPSIVTIDDLLDGIVKEANRSAIDRGINNGMTGREALELL encoded by the coding sequence ATGAAACAGACTCACGTGCACCTGGGAAAGAAAGTTGCAGACGGATTTGTTATTCCCCTTGGCCCGGCAAACCTGGTCGCGGTCAGGACCGACCTCGGCATGGTCGGGTGCGGGGCCTTCGATGTGGCTGCGCTGGACAAATTCAGCTACCCTGCAGCACGGGTCAGGCCGGCCACCGGGCCATCCATTGTCACTATCGATGATCTGCTTGACGGAATTGTCAAGGAGGCCAACCGGTCGGCCATTGACCGGGGGATCAACAACGGCATGACCGGCCGCGAAGCCCTGGAACTGCTCTAG
- the cofH gene encoding 5-amino-6-(D-ribitylamino)uracil--L-tyrosine 4-hydroxyphenyl transferase CofH, giving the protein MTTTATLLDDVLSGHRLTEREAATLLNARGREVLKIVSAADELREQKVGDTVTYVKNQNLHVTNICKNLCGFCGFGRKVTDEGAYCHDKAAIQEQARLAKERNVTEICFLSGVHPGFTLDTYCEMMDWVHEACPGVHIHAFSPDEVAFAAKKLNCPTPEVLARLKAEGLGTIQGTAAEILVDSVREVICPRKVPAADWVRIIKEAHRMGLRSTATIMYGSYETAQDQAEHLGLLRGIQDETKGFTELVTLPFVHTNTPLYQQGIARAGPTGREDLLMIAVSRLFLDNFANIQVAWGKVGLKMTQLALLSGANDLAGTMFTDDVTGDAGASGSDYLDPKDMERIVTDLGRNLRQRTTLYELL; this is encoded by the coding sequence ATGACAACGACTGCAACCCTTCTCGATGATGTGCTGTCAGGCCACCGGCTCACCGAACGGGAAGCCGCGACCCTTCTTAACGCACGGGGCAGGGAAGTTCTTAAGATCGTATCGGCCGCAGATGAGCTGCGGGAACAGAAAGTGGGAGACACCGTCACCTATGTCAAGAACCAGAACCTTCACGTGACCAATATCTGCAAGAACCTCTGCGGGTTCTGCGGGTTCGGCCGGAAGGTTACTGACGAGGGGGCGTACTGCCATGACAAGGCGGCAATCCAGGAGCAGGCCCGGCTTGCAAAGGAGCGGAACGTCACCGAGATCTGTTTTCTCTCGGGTGTCCACCCGGGTTTCACTCTCGATACCTATTGCGAGATGATGGACTGGGTGCACGAGGCCTGCCCCGGCGTCCACATCCATGCCTTCAGCCCGGACGAGGTCGCGTTTGCAGCAAAGAAGCTCAACTGCCCGACCCCCGAGGTCCTTGCCCGGCTCAAAGCAGAAGGCCTCGGGACCATCCAGGGAACTGCAGCCGAGATCCTTGTCGACTCGGTCCGGGAGGTCATCTGCCCCCGGAAAGTGCCCGCCGCCGACTGGGTCCGGATCATCAAGGAAGCCCACCGGATGGGGCTGCGATCCACGGCCACAATCATGTACGGCTCGTACGAGACTGCACAGGATCAGGCCGAGCATCTCGGCCTTCTCCGGGGTATCCAGGACGAGACAAAGGGATTCACCGAACTCGTCACCCTTCCCTTTGTCCACACCAACACGCCGCTGTACCAGCAGGGCATAGCAAGGGCCGGGCCGACCGGCCGCGAGGATCTCCTGATGATCGCGGTCTCCCGGCTCTTCCTCGACAACTTTGCAAACATCCAGGTGGCCTGGGGCAAGGTGGGCCTCAAGATGACCCAGCTCGCCCTCCTATCAGGAGCCAACGACCTGGCCGGTACCATGTTCACAGACGACGTAACCGGCGATGCCGGGGCCTCCGGCTCGGATTACCTGGATCCAAAGGACATGGAACGGATCGTCACGGATCTCGGCAGGAATCTCCGGCAGCGGACAACGCTCTATGAGCTCCTGTGA
- a CDS encoding S26 family signal peptidase, with product MAEKDNNQDIRSLFTRFRTSDHWAVSLARDLLWVVAVVGTIALALYLICGTWPAVVTIESKSMDPNMKVGDLVLVVQKDRYGEFQTWLDGKAAGNPKFGSYGDVIIYKPNGLSSVHPIIHRAVAYATDEPLTEIRGVKLKTNYTAPHPGYITWGDNNPAPDQFLSFPVIGQPEPVKDEWIVGKALFTVPLVGYLPLHIVEVVIIVIVIMVLHELYMRSKEEKGQKPAKKAGKKQK from the coding sequence GTGGCAGAGAAAGACAACAACCAGGATATCCGATCCCTATTCACCCGGTTCCGCACCAGCGATCACTGGGCCGTCTCGCTGGCCCGGGATCTCCTCTGGGTTGTCGCCGTGGTCGGGACGATCGCCCTTGCCCTTTACTTGATCTGCGGCACCTGGCCGGCGGTCGTGACCATCGAGTCGAAGAGCATGGATCCCAATATGAAAGTCGGGGACCTCGTCCTCGTGGTCCAGAAAGACCGGTACGGGGAATTCCAGACCTGGCTCGACGGCAAAGCAGCGGGCAACCCGAAGTTCGGAAGTTACGGGGACGTCATCATCTACAAGCCCAACGGCCTCTCGAGCGTCCACCCGATCATCCACCGTGCGGTTGCTTATGCTACCGACGAGCCCCTGACCGAGATCCGGGGCGTCAAGCTCAAGACGAATTACACGGCCCCCCATCCCGGTTATATCACGTGGGGGGATAACAATCCTGCCCCGGACCAATTCCTCTCCTTCCCTGTGATCGGCCAGCCCGAGCCGGTGAAGGATGAATGGATTGTCGGAAAAGCCCTCTTCACGGTTCCCCTTGTCGGGTACCTGCCCCTCCATATCGTGGAAGTTGTGATAATCGTCATCGTCATCATGGTCCTCCACGAGTTGTATATGCGGTCAAAAGAAGAGAAAGGACAAAAACCGGCAAAGAAAGCCGGTAAAAAACAGAAGTAG